From Zea mays cultivar B73 chromosome 3, Zm-B73-REFERENCE-NAM-5.0, whole genome shotgun sequence:
GCTAAAATTTCTTAGTCGGCCTATTGGCTGCGGCATTAATCTACCTGCCGACTTCTTTACGGTATTTTGTTTTTATGGATTGCAACTACAATTCAAACGACTTTAATTCAACCGCAGCAAACAACTCTTCCGGCCCGTTTCGTTGAAAGTCTTTGACAATAGTGAACAAACTTTAGTCACTATAATTTAGAAGGTGGGAACCAAACACTTCCTTAGTCCTTCGTTTAGTCTCTGCGTTTAACAATAAAATATGGACTAAAGTTTGGTGCTATAGAACCAAACTGTCTAGAACTAGTGCAGGGAGATCTAGCAGGAACAGAAGAGACCATCACTTGATTGTCAGCTAGGATGGTTTGCATCTCGGAGATGGAGTGCAGCAGCTAGCTTGGCACAAAAAGAAGAAATGTATAATCTATTTAAAATCTTTAGAGCTAATAATTAGTTAGCTAATAAATTTTAGCTAGAATAaatcaactaactattagctacaTTTTATTTGGAACCTTCAGCTACTAGGTTTTTTTATTGGATTTGGACCTTCTAGTTTGTTATAGTGCCTCTGAGACCGACACTTATATCGAAAGGATAATTTGAACGGTTTTAAGAGTTCAGAGGTTAGATATCTGGCTTTAGAGTTTAATCAAGAAAAAATGGTTACAGCTAATTGATAAAGTAATAAAACGAATTTTGTCCCTGTAAACAAAACCCGCGGAACTCAACCCCAGAGTCCACAACCAGGCAAGAGAGTTAGAGGCAACCACTGGCTAGGCAGCTAGGCCCCTGTTGTCTGCGACTGCGAGGCAGCTGCAGGCTATGCAGCAATTGCTGCTCGCAAATCACGACCACAGAGAAGCCCGTTCCCTCGAGGCGTAGCGTAAACCAAATCCAATCCAAAAGCCTCGCAAATTAATCATAGCCATACACATTTCCAAAATCCTAAAAATTCCACCACCACCGAACCGAGCACTTTCGCTACGCAAACACGCGCGTGGAAAACAAAACGGCACAcaaattatttattttttttcctttttcgatCCCAGACACAACACAAGACTGAAAAAGTCAGCGAGGAAGGAAAAAAAAATCTGCGAGGCAGCGCAGCCggacgaggaggaggaggtcAGGACTCAGGAGGAGAGGCGTCGCGGACTCGCGGTGGCAGTGCCGCGCACGGCAACCCAACCCAGCTCAGCTCCGGCGAGGACGCAACCGTTGACGTCGCTCTTGGCCTCGCCTCGTTATTTGAGGTCGCGCGGCCGCGAGCCGGGGTCCAGATCGAGTCTCGCGCGAGGTGTTTCGGCACCGCGAAATGCCGCCTCCGGCTGCGATGCTGCTCCTTACGGCGGCCTCGGGGCCTCCCACGCTGTCGCTGACCCTGGCCGCGAGGCGGGCGCCGCTCCGGGCCCCAAGCCGGCGGAGGCTGCGGGCGCTGCGGCCGGCGAGGATCCGCGCCGCCGCGGCGATCGGTGGCGAGTTCGGCGGCCTCGGCCGGCGCCGCGTCGTCGTGGGAGAGTTCATCGAGCGCCTGCGCAACGTTCTGCCCGGGGGCAGTTGGTGGCGCCTCGAGGACGGCGATGAGGCCGGGGACGGGGCCGGCCGCGCAGAGGGGAGCGGTACCACCGCCGTGTCCGCGCTCAGGCGGATGTGGGCCCTCGTTGCCGGCGACAGATTGGTCATCTATGTCGGCTTCGCGTCCCTCGTCGGCGCTGCGGTAACGCTTTCCCAGCCATAGCAGTGTGCTATGGACTATGGTTGACTAGTGATTTATCTACTTTTCAGTGTTCGTTGATGAGCgtagtgatatggtttggttgctatTGCAGCTTTCGGAGATCGCCATACCACATCTCCTTGCAGCGTCCATTTTCTCTGCGCAGAATGGAGGCGCGGTGTTCTACCGAAATGCCAAGCTTCTGGTTGTCCTATGTCTGGTTTCCGGGGTGTTTAGGTTCGTTATATTTTGCTCATATTGTCTATGGTATAAAACGACACACAATTTGCTATTCAACTCACATGTTTGCTCACAGTCAATGGAAGTAGCTGACCATGGGCTTTACTGTTTGTCTCAGTAAAACGTGTTGTTTTGCAGACTGTAGTTTGTACTGTAGCGTTCTGAAAGCTCTGTGATCAGCAAAGTTTGGAAGCATACTCTGACACATTTGGGAGTTGAGAAGTTCTCATGTATGTGCAATATAATGATGATTAAAAAAGCGGGTCATAGAGAAAATTATGCTTGCTACAGGCCATTATGAAAAATGCACATATACAAACGCACACAAACAGAAACGAGGAACTTTTTATGATACTCTGTACTGAATTATTAAAATTGATTATTGCATTCTGCATGGTTTTGTGAAACAAATGAGGTTGCTTATGTAATGGTGTCCCTAACTTGCAGTGGCATACGAAGTTGCTGTTTTGGTGTTGCAAACATGATATTGGTAAAACCATGTTAGATTCCTCATGCTAACAAGTTTGTCCATTCCATAATCTTTCATATGATCTATATCTGACACCCATCATCTGAATTTTTCTAAGGTTAAACGGATGAGAGAGGAGTTATTTGATTCCATTCTTTCACAGGTAAGAAAGAACACAGAAATCTGGAAGCTGAAATAAAACTTATTATTCATTTTTCCGCTCAACCATACTACTAGGATTTTTACTGTATTTACATTGTGCTAGGATATTTCCTTTTTTGATGAAGAAACAGTAGGAGATCTGACAAGTAGACTTGGTTCGGACTGCCAACAAGTGTCTCGTGTTATAGGCAATGACCTTAACCTGATTTCACGCAATTTACTTCAGGTGAAAAAATTATTTTGGAATTCTTTGATTGAACACCATTCAGTGTTTTAAAAGCTCATCTTCTATTTCATTAATTTATGTCAGGGTGCAGGTGCATTAATTTATCTGCTAGTCTTATCTTGGCCTCTCGGATTgtgtacaatgtttgtttgtgcaACTCTATCAGCAATTATGCTAGTTCATGGACGGTACAAGTTTACTCCTTTATCTCCTTCAGCTGTCTGTTTGTAAACTCTAGCACCATCTTATGTTTCATTCGATTGTTAGTGCTGCGCATTTTTTTAAATAAGGGCTTTTGATAGAAATATATCTGTTTGCTTGCATTTTTGGTGTATATGAGAGAAATcaacccatcacattactacttcaTTGGTAGGTTTCAGAAAAGGGCAGCTAAATTTGCACAGGAGTTCACCGCAAACGCCAATAATGTAAGATTTTGTAATCAGACAAATAAGACATTTGCTAAAGTCAATTTCGTTTCCTTTGTACACCTTAATATGTTACATGGATGTGAATCAGGTTGCTCAAGAGGTGATAACTTTGGTTAGGACAGTGCGAGTATATGGAACAGAAAAGCAGGAGTTTAAAAggcaaactctctctctctctctctctctctctctctctctctctctctccctccctccctccctccctccctccctccctctctctctctctctctctctctctctctctctctctctctctctctctctctctctctctctctctctccctccctctctctctctctctctcccccgctCCCCCGCTCTCCCCctctccccctctccctctccctctccctctccctctccctctccctccccctccccctccccctccctctctctctccctctctctctctctctctctctctctctccctctctccctctctccctctctctctctatctatctctctctctcgatCTCTCTATAACACACGCACACACAGTAAACAGTTACATTTGAGTCTTCCATAGGTATGCAAACTGGCTTGATAAGCTGTATGATGTGAGCTTTCGGCAGACAGTGGCTTATGGAGGCTGGAGCCTGAGCTTGAACTATCTATACCATTCTACTCAGGTATCTCCTCTGCTAATGTGTTTTTTAATAACTAACCATCAGAGTAATTTGTAATATTATCTGGTGAGGTTAAAGTTTTTACACTACTGATGAAGTACTCCTGCAAATAAGCTTTGCGTAGGTCATTGGAGTGGTGATTGGAGGCCTAGCAATCATGTCTGGGAAGTTAACTGCTGAGCAGTTGACAAAATTCACACTCTATGCTGAATGGCTAATTTTGTCCACATGGTGGATTGGGGACAACTGGTCCTCCCTGATGCAGTCTGTCGGAGCAAGTGAAAAAGTTTTTCGTTTAATGGATCTCCTTCCTAGCAAGCAGCTTAGCTCTGAAGGCAAGAAAACGTGTGCATGACTGTAAGGCTAATTCTTTGGAGGCATAGCAATTCAGTAATATAAAGCTTTTCATCATTGCAGGCCTCAAGTTAGAGAAGTTGAAAGGGCAAATTCAGTATGCTGATGTATCATTTTCATATCCATCAAGACCTACGGTACGCTTACACCACAGTTTTTTATACTTTTATGTTTACAAGTACTGTTAATGAACTAGTACTTATGATCATAACATTTAATATCCCAGATAAATTAAAGAAAATGTAAGGATGAACTCTAAAGTATGTAGATTTTGTAATTATAAATGCTGGCAAGGAAAGGACATGCCTAGCGCAGTAGTGAGAACTGAGAAGGCTTGCCTAGCGCAGTTTGGTTTGACACGGCCTCTCTGCAAAATGCAGGGATAAGGCTTGCCTCAGTTATTCCTTCCGTAGACCCCACTCATGTCGGAGTCACCAATACTCAGTCTATCTTTTTTAGAAATGCTGTCAAGGGTTTATGTGGCCCTTCATTTACCCTTTTTTGTTTCAGGTACCAATTTTGGGAGGCTTGAATTTAACACTGAATCCAAACGAAGTAGTTGCAATTGTAAGACAGAGGGGTCTTGATTTTTTTGGCAGTTAATTCTCACAGACTGATATTGGATGTCTTACTACCTTTATGGATGTAAACTTTATAGGTTGGTCTTAGTGGAAGTGGCAAGAGCACTATAATCAATTTACTACTTAGATTATACGAACCTACAAATGGGCAAGTAAGCTGTTCTTAACTATGGTCTCAGGCTCTCAGCTTTTCACACTTCCAGAGTCATCCTTTGATTGTATATCTCACACTTGTGTGATGATGCAGATACTAATTGATGGTGTCCCGCTCACTGAGCTTGATATCAGATGGTTCAGGGAAAGAATTGGTTTCGTCGGACAGGTTGAAGATTAATTAATTCCTCATACATTATAAGTGCAGCATGTGACTTATGTTTTACTGAACCATGTTTTGGAATATTCAGGAACCACGCTTATTCCGAATGGATATCAGCTCTAATATTAAATATGGTTGCCCAAGAGATGTCAGTCATGAAGAAGTGATATGGGCTGCAAAGCAGGCCTATGCTCATGACTTCATAATGGCTTTGCCTGATGGTTATAACACCATCGTTGATGATGCTCTTCTCAGTGGAGGTCAGAAACAACGTGTTGCTATTGCCAGGGCCCTTCTGAGGGACCCATCTATCTTACTGCTTGATGAAGCCACTAGTGCGCTTGATGCTGAGAGTGAACATTATGTCAAGGTAAATCATTAATGAGGAATTTGAATATCCTGTGAGTTCAAATGGTGTATGTACATTccaaatgttcctaggaaaaatcTATTGACATCTTTCTGTCAAACTAGAGCGTCATCACAAAAGTTAGTCGAGATTCAAAGGCTAAAAGAACTGTGGTAATCATAGCACACAGGTAATGTATCCTAGACACACATGTGTTTGCTATCTTGATTTTTGAACATGCCTGATAATTTGTTTTTTTCTTGTTTAGGCTATCTACAATTCAAACAGCTGATAGAATTATTGTGATGGAAAATGGTAATATTGTGGAGGTATGTTTTCCACTGATGCTGCCTCATTAATTCATTGCGCAAACTTTAGTGCTGTTCTGATCGTTTAGGGATACATGATCTCAAGTATCTTATACACTTTCACCATCACTTGGGTTCTTACGTCCAAGCTTCTGTATGGTTTTGCAGGATGGTAAACACATTGATCTTATTGAGAAGGGTGGTCTATATTCAAGATTAGCCAGGCGACAAAATGACGATCTCAAGTAGCCCTGGATCACAGAATGTGGTTTAGTGCACGCCTTCTTTTTAAATGGAATGGCAGAAGGGAGAGTCGTCTGTCATTAGTGTATTCTTTGCAAGAACTGACCTGGACCCAGGAGCTCGAATAAGCTGGCATTGTTTTTCCCATGAACCAGAAACGGTTTGTGACTGATCAAAATAAACCAAAACGGTTTCCCCCACGAGGACGAGCACATTAAGCATCGAGAGCGGCAGTATGGAGAACAGACTTCTAAGAGGTCCAGTATTGTAAAAGTAGCTTCCATAACAAAGTGTATATGCGTTTTTATCTTGTTATCGGGAACTCTGAAACTTATCTTACACTACACACGGAGGAAACGCTCCAATTTTGTTACGAGCACTGTGTGCCTTATTTCCTGAATTTTCGTGTAAAAATGTACTCCCTGCGTCCCAAAACAGTTGACGTTATAATATTTATAGTTAAACTTGTAACTTAAATTATTAGCAACATAAATtattataaaaatatatttaaaGATCTATTGAAATATTTTTTTTGGTTGTTTTAGGATCGGGGGACTATGCCATTCACGTAGAATCGTGTTTGTATTTTACGAAGAAATTGGTCTCCTTGTTACGATGCACTATGCTTTGCCCTGGCAGCCCCTTCATCCATGATAACATACCTGTTTGGATCTAATTGCAAACGATAATTACAATTAGTTGAGAAATGATGATATCTTTATTGCATCCATATTTATACATGTTGAGGATACATGTAGGACATCGGCAAGGGTCACGACCGCTCGCTCACACTCAGGAGTGGCGTATCCAATTTTGATCCTACTAAAGTATAAAGTTTTTTGAATTATTTATTTCTTTGATTCTTATATATTAGGATTTAAAATGTAAACTCATCTATTTATTTTGATTTTCATAAGATTGGACCACTCTAACTTTAAATCCTAGATTCGCCACTGCCGAAGGGTTACGACTCTTGAGTTTTACGACCAGAAGTAGTTCTAGCAACTGCTTATACTTCATAACACTTCCCCTTAAGCAATTGGCCATAATGTATAATCTCCTTTAAAACCATGTAAGTAAAACATGAGGTTTGCAATAATATATCGTGCAATACTCCAGAACAATCAAGTGAAAAAAATTGGAGGAAAATGAACAGTATATGATACGTCTTTGATATCTCTATCTAAAACCCTGGTGGGAAAATCAAGAAACATACACATGATGCTTGTGTTGACATTGTCTCATCAAAGACCTAATATGAGAAAGCTTGTATAGTAAAACTCATATAGGAAAAGAGTACAATGTGATGTTAGTATCAGGTTCGATCTATGAGATACTCCCCCTGATGCAAACAAATCTCTAAGTCGACGCATACCAATGCCTTTAAGAAATATGGAATAAGGTAGCGACTTAGTGAATAAGTCTGcgagattatcacaagacttagTTTGCATGACACTAATCTCACCACTTTGTTGGAGTTGGTAAGGATAGAATAGTTTGGGGGAGATTTGTTTGGTAACATTGCTCTTGATATAACCTTGTTGCATCAGAGCAAAACAAGTTGTTTTATCTTTATAGATAATGGTGGGTGATTCAATGGAATAAATACCAAATGATGATTGAATGTGATTAATCACCCTTCGAAGCTAGACACATTCACATGAGGCTTCATACAAGGCAATATTTTCTAAATGATTAGTGGATGTAGTTACCAGAGTCTGTTTAGAAGACTTTCAAGAAATAGCAGTTCCACCATGCAGAAATATAAATCCAGTTTGTGATCTTGCTTTGTCCATACTTAATTTACTCAATACTTCTAGGCATAAGCAGACTGATGAACGAGAATACCCGTTGGAAGATGCTTAAGTTGTAAACCTAATCAAAATTTGGTTTTACCCAAATCCTTCATATCGAATTCTGACTTTAGAAGATTACGTGCTTCATCAATATCACGTTTATGACTGAGAATGTTTAAGTCATCTACATATACTAATATGATGCAGAAACATATAGAAGATTTCTTAATGAAGACACATCGGAAATCATCACGGTTAGAATAACTCATATTCATAAGGAATTCCTTTAATCGGTTGTACCATATTCTCCCTGACTATTTTAAGCCATATAGAGATTTGGTGAGCTTAACACAAAACATGTTACAATTTTTTCTATTATCCGGTACAGATATTCCATTAGGAACTTTCATGTATATGACCGAATCTAGTGACCTATAAAGATATGCAGTCAAGATGTCCATCAACTGCAAGAATAGACTTTTTTGTTGACGATGAAATTAAATATCAGAAGGTTATTCCATTCATAATAGGAGAATATGTCTCATTGTAGTCAATGTCTGGTCTTTGGGTAAACCCTTGAGCAACTAATCTTGCTTTATATCTCACAACCTCATTGTTCTCATTCCGTTTTTAGGTGAAAATCCATTTGAATCCAACAAGATGGATTTTGGGAGGTATAGGTATCACTAAGGTGAATACCTGTCTTTTTGCTAGTGGGGATAATTCAAAGTCTAGTGCTTCCTTCTATTTGGTATAGTCAAAGCGTTATTGACACTGCCATGAATTTAGGATCAAGATCAGACCGAAGGTTAACGACTATGATTTATGAGAAGCATGAATTGACGATCGTAATTCTATGATCATACAATTATTCAGAACTAGTATAATTAGTGGAAATCTCATGTACCCTATGAAATTCTTCTTGATTTATAGGAATAATAGATTCATAAGGTTATGATGTACCAACAACATCTGGAATGTGCACTTGAGTGCTGGTTTGTGGATGTACTGTATCCACTCGGTGTCCATCAACCGATGGTTGACTTTCATTTAATGATTTGGAGGATCACATGTTTTTCTCTGTCATTGAACGCTTATTAGAAGCATTATCCTGCTTAGCATCCCTCCCCCTCTTTAGTTGAGAAGATGATTGAATGGTTTTTCTTGGTACCTCCACTTGGCCAGGCACATTAACAACAAGATTTAAGGATTTTGTGACACCATTATATTCAGTAAACACATTAGGCAGATTATTAGCAAAATGTTGCAATTCTATAATTTTCTAAACTTAAAGTCCAGTTTCCTAGGTTCGAGGGACTAAGGACAAGATGGATTTGTCATCCCAGTTGATTTCCTGTCATTCATTAAGATACTTGAATTCTTTCCCTAATGACGAGAAATGATCCTCGTTAAAGATGCAATCAGCGAAGCGGGTTATGTACAAATCCCCCACTAGAGGCTCTAAGCATTTGATGATTGATGGGGATTGATATCCCACATAGAGGCCAATTTCCTATGAGTTCCCATAGCTGTTCGCTGAGGCAATGAAACTAGAGTGTAAACCACACATCCAAATTTCCGCATATGGGAAATACTTGGAGAATTTCTTCGTACCAGGTGCAACGGAGATGTGCTATGATATGCAGTTGAGCGAAGTTAAATAAGATCACGCGTGTAAAACGACATGACCCCAACAAGAATTAGGTAAATTGCATTCATGAAGTAAAGGATTTGCAATAAGAGATTCAACTAAACCATTTTGGGTGTGTACATATAGCACAAAATGTTCAACATGTATTCCTTGGGCCATACAATAATCATTAAATGCTCTAGAACAGAATTCAGCCGCATTATCTAAGCGGATTTTCTGGATTTGATGTTCATGATAATGTGCTTTCAATCGAATGACTTGCGTCATGGTTTTAGCAAAGACATGGTTGCGTGTAGACAAAAGGGCACACGCGAGACCATCGTGCAGATGCGTCTATTAGTACCATAAAATATCTGACTGTCCACATAATGGTTGTATGAGTCCACAAATGCCGCTTGGATTCATTCAAGGAACTTGAGTGATTCAATGTGAATCTTAAGAGGGGTTGGTTTTAAGATTAGCTTTTCCATTGCGCATGATGTACATATGAAATCAGATGGTTTGAGAAATTTAGTAGACTTTAATTCATGACTAATGCAATTACCTGTGATTTTCCACATCATTCCTATTTTAGGGTGactgaaagtcgcttagagggggggtgaataggcggaatctgaaaattataaacttaagcacacactacaagtcggggttagcgttagaattaaattcgagtccaaaagagaggtgaAAACaattcaaccaagaaataaagcgagtgaacacggtgatttgttttaccgaggttcggttctaaagaacctagtccccattgaggtggtcacaaagaccgggtctctttcaaccctttccttctctcaacagtcacctagaccgagtaacctttctccttaatcaaacgggtcacttagaccccacaaggatcaccacacacttggtgtctcttgctttgattacaattcacttgggaacaagaatgaggaaggaagaaagcgatccaagcaacaagagcacaaagaatacgaacaaaacactctctcaagtcactaagtggttggagtggatttggcacttggagaggctttgattcttttgatttgtgtctaggagtgaatgcactagctcttgtattgaatgagaaccttggaaaacttggattcttGGAGTGCCGGTggctggggggtatttatagccctcaaccaccaaacaaccgttgggggtggctgctgtcgatgggcgcaccggacagtccggtgcgccaccggatactgtccggtgcgccagccatgtcacccaaccgttagggttcgggagcttctgaccgttggaggctttgtcctctagtggcaccggacagtccggtgccgcaccggacaagcactgttcagtgtccggtgcgcctctgacttctgcgctctgactttgtgcgcactgttcttcactgttgaCGGAGTCAACggattttgcagtcgaccgttgcgcgaaaaagtagttgcttcattgtcacaccggacagtccggtgaattatagcggagcgcgctggcgaaaacccgagagtggttggtttgagattgtacggtcctggtgcaccggacactgtccggtggcacaccggacagtctggtgcgccagaccagggcacactcggtttcttgccCCTTTGTATTTGAACTATATCttcaatctttttattggtttgtgttgaacctttatgcacctgtagaacatataatctaaagcaaactagttagtccaatatttgtgttggacattcaaccaccaaaattaatactgagAAAAGGTTAACTCTATTTCTCTTTCAGTGACCAAGTCGTGCATGCAAAGTCTTGAATGTGTCGACATTATAAAAAATCATTTTAT
This genomic window contains:
- the LOC103650860 gene encoding ABC transporter B family member 26, chloroplastic yields the protein MPPPAAMLLLTAASGPPTLSLTLAARRAPLRAPSRRRLRALRPARIRAAAAIGGEFGGLGRRRVVVGEFIERLRNVLPGGSWWRLEDGDEAGDGAGRAEGSGTTAVSALRRMWALVAGDRLVIYVGFASLVGAALSEIAIPHLLAASIFSAQNGGAVFYRNAKLLVVLCLVSGVFSGIRSCCFGVANMILVKRMREELFDSILSQDISFFDEETVGDLTSRLGSDCQQVSRVIGNDLNLISRNLLQGAGALIYLLVLSWPLGLCTMFVCATLSAIMLVHGRFQKRAAKFAQEFTANANNVAQEVITLVRTVRVYGTEKQEFKRYANWLDKLYDVSFRQTVAYGGWSLSLNYLYHSTQVIGVVIGGLAIMSGKLTAEQLTKFTLYAEWLILSTWWIGDNWSSLMQSVGASEKVFRLMDLLPSKQLSSEGLKLEKLKGQIQYADVSFSYPSRPTVPILGGLNLTLNPNEVVAIVGLSGSGKSTIINLLLRLYEPTNGQILIDGVPLTELDIRWFRERIGFVGQEPRLFRMDISSNIKYGCPRDVSHEEVIWAAKQAYAHDFIMALPDGYNTIVDDALLSGGQKQRVAIARALLRDPSILLLDEATSALDAESEHYVKSVITKVSRDSKAKRTVVIIAHRLSTIQTADRIIVMENGNIVEDGKHIDLIEKGGLYSRLARRQNDDLK